From the Xanthocytophaga agilis genome, the window GACAAAGTAAACCTTTAGTGCAGTAGTTTAGTGCATTTATCTATGACCAAAAGAACATTACCATGCTGGTGGATTTTACTGATCCTTATAAATTTTGGCTGCAATGAGATCTCTGATACGAAAACAGGTAAACAAAGCCATACTCCAAGCTCCAGAACTGCAAGCCCCAGATTAAAAAAGAAGTGGCACTGGGGCAATAAGCAAAAACCATATGAAGCCGCAGGTAATGCACAGGTCGCTAAAACCGGGAATACCATTTATGTTTCAGGCATTCCTACCAGTAATTTAAGCCCTGAAGGGATTAGAAAAGTTTATGGCCAATTGGAAAAATGCTTGAATGCATTTGGTGCATCTTCTGAAGATGTGGTAAAGGAAACGCTTTATACAACAAACATCCAAATAGCCATTGCTAACAAGTTAGTTAAGCAATCCTTTGTTTACATAATTTCTTTAAAAAGAAAAATCCCTGTTTGTAAAAGCAGGGATTTTGTTTTTGATAGAAAATTGTAGAAAGGTAAAGATATTAACTCGTAATAATTTCCTGTTTCTGAGCATCAAAAGTGACACGTTTGCCTGTATGCAATGCCATTGTAGCCATGATATTTGCAACAGAGTGATTATAACCAGCTTTTACAGATGCATTGGGTTGCTTACGGCTTCGTACACATTCCAGCCAGTTGCGCATATGCAGAGATGTCATTGGATCACCTCCTGTATTGGCTCCCGTTTCCATTTTTATATCTGAACGCAAGGAGGTTTCTGCCAGTAAGTTAGGTTGCATGTTCATTGCTTTGGCATATTCAGCTTTTAA encodes:
- a CDS encoding Rid family hydrolase → MTKRTLPCWWILLILINFGCNEISDTKTGKQSHTPSSRTASPRLKKKWHWGNKQKPYEAAGNAQVAKTGNTIYVSGIPTSNLSPEGIRKVYGQLEKCLNAFGASSEDVVKETLYTTNIQIAIANKLVKQSFVYIISLKRKIPVCKSRDFVFDRKL